In Porphyromonas cangingivalis, a genomic segment contains:
- a CDS encoding ABC transporter ATP-binding protein produces MTEYFKKRYAMSEKGAQNLRKSILSHTLVNITKVFPPMVGFMFLFQYLGGAEGASDFADLRLLDYLVIIGVMCVVMFFIARWDYTRLYNNVYNESANLRIDLANRLKQLPLSYFSKRDLADLSATMMSDLTLYEQIFSHAVPQLYSTAISTSLIAVSLLAYNWRLALAALWVIPVAFFVSSFFKKRQRSQVDAWVIANREVFDDLQEKIEQVREIKSYNLEEKALGEFFDKLEVSTKMKINAEFFTSIANALPGILLKLGIVTVAVFGANMLIQGETDLLTYIAYLMLTASIYLPIEGLLSFLTMILMLDSVVGRIKEIKTMPIQEGKHEMNISGYDIEFRDVEFGYEDHKVINGVTFTARQGEVTALVGPSGCGKTTLTKLAARFWDIPRGQILLGGEDISKVDPETLLKHYAIVFQEVILFNASIRDNIRIGKKGASDEEILRAAKIARCDEFVRRMPEGMDTIIGENGERLSGGERQRISIARAILKDAPIILLDEATASLDVENETLIQDALSELIRNKTVIVIAHRMRTIRSADKIILLNNGRIEAVGTDDQLCSSSPTYLKMLEGQIS; encoded by the coding sequence ATGACAGAATATTTCAAGAAAAGATATGCGATGTCGGAGAAGGGGGCGCAGAACCTCCGTAAGTCGATCCTCTCGCATACGTTGGTCAATATCACAAAGGTATTCCCTCCGATGGTAGGGTTCATGTTTTTGTTTCAGTACCTTGGTGGTGCAGAGGGGGCTTCGGATTTTGCCGATCTGAGACTCCTCGACTATCTTGTGATCATTGGTGTGATGTGTGTGGTGATGTTCTTCATCGCGAGGTGGGACTATACACGACTCTACAACAATGTCTACAACGAGAGTGCCAACCTCCGTATAGACCTTGCCAATCGTCTCAAACAACTACCTCTCTCCTACTTCTCAAAGAGAGACCTCGCTGATCTGTCTGCCACGATGATGAGTGACCTCACACTGTACGAGCAGATATTCTCTCATGCCGTGCCACAGCTCTATTCGACAGCCATCTCGACAAGCCTCATTGCTGTGTCTCTCTTGGCGTACAACTGGCGATTGGCCTTGGCCGCACTCTGGGTGATCCCTGTGGCCTTCTTTGTCTCCTCCTTCTTCAAAAAACGACAGAGAAGTCAGGTCGATGCCTGGGTGATCGCCAATCGTGAGGTCTTCGATGACTTGCAAGAGAAGATCGAACAGGTGCGGGAGATCAAGTCGTACAATCTTGAAGAGAAAGCGTTGGGAGAGTTCTTTGACAAACTCGAAGTGAGTACGAAGATGAAGATCAATGCCGAATTCTTTACAAGCATTGCGAATGCCCTCCCCGGTATACTGCTCAAGCTCGGTATCGTCACCGTTGCCGTCTTTGGTGCAAATATGTTGATCCAAGGAGAGACCGACCTCCTTACCTATATCGCCTATCTCATGCTCACAGCCAGCATCTATCTGCCCATTGAGGGTCTTTTGTCCTTCCTCACCATGATCCTCATGCTCGACAGTGTCGTGGGACGTATCAAGGAGATCAAGACGATGCCGATACAGGAGGGTAAGCACGAGATGAATATCAGTGGATATGACATCGAGTTCAGAGATGTAGAGTTTGGCTATGAGGATCATAAGGTCATCAACGGAGTGACCTTCACCGCACGACAGGGTGAGGTGACAGCCCTTGTCGGACCTTCGGGCTGTGGCAAGACGACACTGACGAAGCTGGCGGCTCGATTTTGGGACATTCCCCGGGGACAGATACTCCTCGGGGGAGAGGATATCTCCAAGGTCGATCCCGAGACTTTGCTCAAGCACTACGCAATAGTCTTTCAAGAGGTGATCCTCTTCAATGCTTCCATCCGGGATAATATCCGCATAGGCAAGAAGGGGGCTTCGGACGAAGAGATCCTTCGGGCAGCAAAGATCGCGCGTTGTGATGAGTTCGTCCGACGTATGCCGGAGGGGATGGATACCATCATCGGAGAGAATGGTGAACGTCTCTCCGGAGGCGAGCGTCAACGCATATCCATCGCTCGTGCCATCCTCAAGGATGCTCCGATCATCCTCTTGGATGAAGCTACGGCATCCCTCGATGTGGAGAACGAAACCCTCATCCAGGATGCTCTCTCGGAACTGATCCGCAACAAGACCGTCATCGTCATTGCCCATCGTATGAGGACAATCCGCAGTGCGGACAAGATCATACTCCTCAATAACGGCCGCATCGAAGCTGTCGGAACAGACGATCAGCTCTGCTCTTCATCACCTACTTATCTCAAGATGCTGGAGGGGCAAATTAGCTGA
- a CDS encoding ABC transporter ATP-binding protein, whose amino-acid sequence MSEEKKQKKQSILRRLMSYAGKRGYMLYLAMLFSALSGIMILMPMIYIHRIVSGIIISGTVDAVGIRHDAMSAAGFAVAGMFLYFIALIVSHLFAFEVEENIVKVSVKRLMAKPLGFFAHRESGALRKVIVDGAAETHSMLAHQLPDFAMTVITPFVLFTFLFIFDWRLGLMSAMPIVIGMILMGTMLTEKNKKVRDEYYQGLSELSAESVEYVRGIPVVKTFAQSVESFDRLYALIMRMKDLVLGWSMSFRDKMSLYETVVGSTAFFLVPLAIFMITAGADMREVLGNSVIYLLIGPAFGIFVMRSASINNFVYFAEMALDKIEETLDHSDATYGETTTIGEGIEFREVSFSYGGTKVLDRISFKVNKGETVALVGTSGGGKTTIARLAARFYDAEEGEVLIGGVNVKECEKETLMKKIAFVFQNSRLFKMTLRENLLIAKPDASEEDIRSVLRHSRSEEIIDRLEEGLDTYYGKKGTYFSGGEVQRLAIARAMLKDADFVILDEATAFADPENEHIIQASFKELSKDKTTLLIAHRLSTVIGADRILVVDNGRIVESGTHQELLTQGGVYNKLWEQYQSAANWKIGGNR is encoded by the coding sequence ATGTCTGAAGAAAAAAAACAAAAGAAACAGTCGATCCTGAGACGGCTCATGTCTTATGCCGGCAAGAGGGGCTATATGCTCTACCTGGCCATGCTCTTCTCTGCGCTCTCCGGGATCATGATACTCATGCCTATGATATACATCCATAGGATCGTGAGTGGGATCATCATCAGTGGTACGGTCGATGCTGTCGGTATTCGTCACGATGCCATGTCGGCAGCAGGATTTGCCGTGGCAGGGATGTTTTTGTACTTCATTGCTCTCATCGTCTCTCATCTCTTTGCCTTCGAGGTCGAAGAGAACATTGTCAAAGTCAGTGTCAAGAGATTGATGGCCAAGCCTCTCGGATTCTTTGCTCATCGGGAGAGCGGGGCTCTGCGTAAGGTCATCGTCGATGGTGCCGCAGAGACCCACTCGATGCTTGCACATCAGTTGCCCGACTTTGCGATGACGGTGATCACCCCGTTTGTCCTTTTCACCTTTCTCTTCATTTTTGACTGGCGTTTGGGACTCATGAGTGCCATGCCCATCGTCATCGGGATGATCCTCATGGGTACGATGCTGACGGAGAAGAATAAGAAGGTGCGTGACGAGTACTACCAGGGCCTCTCGGAGCTCTCCGCCGAGTCGGTCGAGTATGTACGAGGTATCCCTGTGGTGAAGACCTTTGCACAGAGTGTCGAGAGCTTTGATCGTCTCTATGCCCTCATTATGAGGATGAAGGACTTGGTGCTGGGTTGGAGTATGAGCTTCAGGGACAAGATGTCTCTCTACGAGACTGTCGTGGGGTCGACAGCCTTTTTCCTTGTCCCCCTTGCGATTTTCATGATCACTGCGGGCGCAGATATGCGTGAGGTGCTTGGCAACAGCGTCATATACCTTCTCATAGGGCCTGCTTTCGGGATCTTTGTCATGCGTAGTGCTTCGATAAACAACTTCGTTTACTTTGCGGAGATGGCATTGGACAAGATCGAGGAGACCCTCGATCACAGCGATGCTACGTATGGGGAGACGACGACCATAGGCGAAGGGATCGAGTTCAGAGAGGTCTCTTTCTCTTATGGGGGAACGAAGGTGCTGGATCGGATCTCCTTCAAGGTCAATAAAGGGGAGACCGTCGCACTGGTAGGCACCTCGGGTGGTGGCAAGACGACCATCGCTCGTCTTGCCGCACGCTTTTACGATGCCGAAGAGGGTGAGGTACTCATCGGTGGCGTCAATGTCAAGGAGTGTGAGAAGGAGACTTTGATGAAGAAGATCGCTTTCGTGTTTCAGAACTCCCGACTCTTTAAGATGACCCTTCGTGAGAACCTCCTCATCGCCAAGCCCGATGCCTCCGAAGAGGACATACGGAGCGTGCTCCGTCACTCTCGCTCAGAGGAGATCATCGATCGCTTGGAGGAGGGACTCGACACTTATTATGGCAAGAAAGGGACTTACTTCTCCGGTGGTGAGGTGCAGAGGCTGGCGATAGCTCGAGCGATGCTCAAGGATGCCGACTTCGTCATCCTCGATGAGGCCACAGCCTTCGCAGATCCTGAGAATGAGCACATCATCCAAGCATCGTTCAAGGAATTGTCTAAGGACAAGACGACCCTCCTCATCGCACACCGACTCTCTACCGTCATCGGTGCGGATAGGATACTTGTCGTCGACAATGGACGGATCGTCGAGAGCGGGACTCACCAAGAATTATTAACCCAAGGCGGTGTCTACAATAAATTGTGGGAGCAGTACCAAAGTGCCGCCAACTGGAAGATAGGAGGTAACAGATGA
- the rny gene encoding ribonuclease Y, with protein MMNKAVDKKTDEYMQKAKEEIEVIKKNKMLEVKEQFIKQKSNLDKEISQRQSKLQGIEAKLKSREQALQQKQDELSKKLKENDAIRENLQTQIECLKVREGEIEDLKKKGLAELETISGLSADEAKERIIESIKDEARGDASAYIAEIMDEAKLTANMEAKKLVIKSLQRIATETAIENSVTVFHIDSDEIKGRIIGREGRNIRALEAATGVEIIVDDTPEAIVLSCFDPVRREIARLVLHQLVQDGRIHPARIEEVVAKVRKQIEEEIIETGKRTVIDLGIHGLHPELIRLVGKMKFRSSYGQNLLQHSRETANLCAVMAAELGLNPKKAKRAGLLHDIGKVPDDEPEMPHALLGMKLCEKYKEKPDICNAVGAHHDEIEMETLIAPIVQVCDAISGARPGARREIAEAYIKRLNELEKLPLSYPGVIKTYAIQAGRELRVIVGADKVDDIRTEQLSSEIAKRIQDEMTYPGQVKITVIRETRSVAFAK; from the coding sequence ATGATGAACAAGGCTGTCGACAAGAAGACCGACGAGTACATGCAGAAAGCCAAAGAAGAGATCGAGGTGATCAAGAAGAACAAAATGCTCGAAGTCAAAGAGCAGTTCATCAAGCAGAAGTCCAACCTCGACAAAGAAATTTCCCAGAGACAGTCTAAGCTTCAGGGTATCGAAGCCAAGCTCAAGAGTCGTGAGCAGGCTCTCCAGCAGAAGCAGGATGAACTCTCTAAGAAACTCAAAGAGAATGATGCCATTCGAGAAAATCTTCAGACCCAGATAGAATGTCTCAAGGTGCGTGAAGGTGAGATCGAAGATCTTAAGAAGAAAGGCCTTGCAGAGCTTGAGACAATCTCCGGTCTCTCTGCCGACGAGGCCAAAGAGCGCATCATCGAGTCCATCAAGGATGAAGCTCGTGGTGATGCTTCGGCATATATCGCGGAGATTATGGACGAAGCCAAACTTACTGCCAATATGGAGGCTAAGAAGCTTGTCATCAAATCTCTCCAGCGTATTGCTACCGAGACAGCCATCGAAAATTCTGTGACTGTCTTTCATATCGACTCTGATGAGATCAAAGGTCGTATCATCGGTCGGGAAGGACGCAATATCCGTGCACTTGAAGCAGCTACCGGTGTCGAGATCATTGTCGATGATACCCCCGAAGCTATTGTTTTGTCATGCTTCGACCCTGTGCGTCGTGAGATTGCTCGTCTTGTTTTGCATCAACTCGTTCAAGACGGACGTATTCACCCTGCTCGTATCGAGGAGGTAGTGGCTAAGGTGCGCAAGCAGATCGAAGAGGAGATCATAGAGACCGGTAAGCGTACCGTCATCGATCTTGGTATACACGGCCTGCATCCTGAGCTTATCCGTCTCGTGGGTAAGATGAAGTTCCGTTCGTCCTACGGTCAAAACCTCCTTCAGCACTCTCGCGAGACAGCCAATCTCTGTGCCGTCATGGCTGCCGAGCTTGGTCTCAATCCTAAGAAAGCCAAGCGTGCCGGCCTCCTTCACGATATAGGTAAGGTGCCTGATGATGAGCCGGAGATGCCACACGCACTTCTTGGTATGAAGCTTTGTGAGAAGTATAAGGAGAAGCCCGATATCTGCAATGCCGTCGGGGCACACCACGACGAGATTGAGATGGAGACGCTCATTGCGCCCATCGTGCAGGTTTGTGATGCTATTTCCGGAGCACGACCCGGGGCACGTCGGGAGATAGCCGAAGCTTATATCAAGAGGCTCAATGAGCTCGAAAAGCTTCCACTCTCTTATCCCGGTGTTATCAAGACCTATGCAATCCAGGCGGGTCGAGAACTTCGTGTCATTGTCGGTGCCGATAAGGTGGATGATATCCGTACCGAGCAACTCTCATCTGAGATCGCCAAGAGGATTCAGGATGAAATGACTTATCCCGGTCAGGTCAAGATTACCGTTATTCGTGAAACTCGCTCTGTTGCTTTTGCGAAGTAA
- a CDS encoding YgiQ family radical SAM protein, with translation MSERADLKRWLPISKKEMDMRGWDEVDIILFSGDAYVDHPSFAAAVIGRTLEDAGYRVAVVPQPNWRDDLRDFKKLGKPRLFFGVSPGNMDSMVNHYTAAKRLRSEDAYTPDRRSDMRPDYPSIVYSKILRDLYPETPIVLGGIEASLRRLTHYDYWQDKLLPGMPFMSQADIVIYGMGELPIVEIARRIEQGASIRDLRDIPQIAFTIPTDEVEEKEDDILLNSHEDCLRDKKKYASNFRHIEEQSNAMHAHRLLQRIEDRTIVVNPPYPTMTTEQIDRSFDLPYTRMPHPRYKGKVISAYEMIKHSVNMHRGCFGGCAFCTISAHQGKFISSRSEHSIIKEVQEVTKMEDFKGYLSDLGGPSANMYRMQGHRLKACARCLRPSCIHPDICPNLNADHSPLTQIYRKVDALPGVKKSFIGSGIRYDLLMHEYKDPKLAKATEEYTEEVVSKHVSGRLKVAPEHTSDRVLNLMRKPSFELFKKFKKAFDRINEKHGLNQQLIPYFISSHPGCRSEDMAELALLTKKLNFKLEQVQDFTPTPMTVATVIYYSGYHPYTLEKVYTAISKDEKDAQRQYFFWYKPEERPHIIRSLQKIGRPDLIEKLFGSTPPGSERKSPTSRKNQEKKGTPHKRKPPRSVR, from the coding sequence ATGAGTGAAAGGGCAGACTTAAAAAGATGGTTGCCCATCTCAAAAAAAGAGATGGATATGCGTGGGTGGGATGAAGTAGATATCATCCTATTCAGCGGTGATGCGTATGTGGATCACCCTTCATTTGCAGCGGCAGTCATCGGTCGCACCCTGGAAGATGCCGGCTATCGTGTCGCCGTCGTCCCCCAGCCAAATTGGCGCGACGACCTCCGGGACTTCAAAAAGCTCGGGAAACCACGCCTGTTTTTCGGTGTCTCTCCGGGAAACATGGACTCCATGGTCAACCACTACACAGCGGCCAAAAGGCTGCGCTCCGAAGATGCGTACACTCCGGATCGTCGCAGCGATATGCGCCCCGACTATCCGAGCATAGTATACAGCAAGATTCTCCGAGACCTATACCCCGAGACACCCATCGTGCTTGGAGGGATAGAGGCCTCACTCCGCCGTCTGACACACTACGACTACTGGCAGGACAAACTCTTACCGGGGATGCCGTTCATGAGCCAAGCGGACATCGTCATCTATGGCATGGGCGAGCTTCCGATCGTAGAGATTGCTCGACGCATAGAACAAGGAGCAAGCATCCGAGATCTCAGGGATATCCCACAGATCGCCTTCACGATACCCACCGACGAAGTGGAAGAGAAAGAGGACGACATCCTCCTCAACAGTCATGAGGATTGTCTCCGTGACAAAAAGAAATATGCTTCCAACTTCCGACACATCGAGGAACAGAGCAATGCCATGCATGCCCACAGACTCCTCCAAAGGATCGAAGATCGAACCATAGTCGTCAACCCTCCTTATCCAACCATGACCACGGAGCAGATCGACCGTTCGTTCGACCTGCCATACACCCGAATGCCTCATCCGAGATACAAGGGGAAGGTAATCTCTGCCTACGAGATGATCAAGCATTCGGTGAACATGCACCGTGGTTGCTTCGGAGGATGTGCGTTCTGTACAATCTCTGCGCATCAGGGGAAGTTCATCTCCTCTCGTAGCGAACACTCGATCATCAAGGAGGTCCAAGAGGTAACAAAAATGGAGGACTTCAAAGGCTACCTGAGCGACCTCGGGGGACCTTCGGCAAACATGTATCGTATGCAGGGACATCGGCTAAAGGCCTGCGCACGTTGCCTCAGGCCATCGTGCATACATCCGGACATCTGCCCTAACCTCAACGCAGACCACAGCCCTCTGACACAGATCTACCGCAAGGTGGATGCCTTGCCGGGAGTCAAAAAGAGTTTTATCGGCAGTGGGATTCGCTATGACCTCCTGATGCATGAGTACAAAGATCCCAAGCTTGCAAAAGCTACTGAAGAGTATACCGAGGAGGTGGTCTCAAAACATGTATCGGGAAGACTAAAAGTCGCGCCTGAGCACACCTCAGACAGAGTCCTCAACCTGATGCGCAAGCCGTCCTTCGAGCTGTTCAAGAAGTTTAAGAAAGCTTTCGATCGAATCAATGAAAAGCATGGTCTCAATCAACAGCTTATCCCTTACTTCATCTCGTCTCACCCCGGATGCCGAAGCGAAGACATGGCAGAACTTGCACTCCTCACAAAAAAGCTGAACTTCAAGCTCGAACAGGTGCAAGACTTCACACCGACACCGATGACAGTCGCAACGGTCATCTATTACAGTGGCTATCACCCCTACACACTCGAAAAGGTATATACAGCCATCTCAAAGGACGAAAAAGATGCTCAACGCCAATACTTCTTCTGGTACAAGCCCGAAGAGCGTCCACACATCATCCGCTCGTTGCAAAAGATCGGACGTCCTGATCTGATCGAAAAGCTCTTTGGCTCTACCCCACCCGGCTCAGAAAGGAAGTCTCCCACATCAAGAAAAAATCAAGAGAAAAAGGGGACTCCCCACAAGCGGAAGCCCCCTCGATCTGTGAGGTAG
- a CDS encoding OmpA family protein: protein MKRTVFALAATLAFSSVAFAQTNEEIKMEADKIRQEIKKDYSHWTIGIYGGLPFYQGADMATLGHEKTHFGYVGGLQIGYQFNPFFGISLTGQYGKGDAGYKKGEDVFRVKPDGMVTLDTNGSMKFSEVYASIPHMSAGLHFDFNIAPIFSSSANRKVAVILSPAAYVQKFMPELKKISDKAVYSNPKIGQDLTFSFGGDLDIRFRASKHLDLLLKGGAAWISNNPSHDGINHEAYTKLKHAVVGQVGLGLIYKIGNSDKVDNIIYAPTARTINKMAAERVAARLEAERIAKEKAEAERLAREKAEAERIAREKAEAERRRLEEEAARQAQKVEVNLPSIHFVRGSAVVNKKKYAKELAEMVEFLNANPTLSVDVVGFCDHTGTEVLNDKLSIKRAENVKKYLVSKGIDAARLSTRGMGKDEALSGKAALSVKARRVEVK, encoded by the coding sequence ATGAAAAGAACAGTTTTTGCATTGGCTGCAACTCTTGCTTTCTCTTCTGTGGCATTTGCTCAGACGAATGAAGAGATCAAGATGGAAGCTGATAAGATCCGTCAAGAGATCAAGAAAGATTACTCTCACTGGACGATTGGTATCTATGGTGGTCTTCCATTTTACCAAGGTGCAGATATGGCTACCCTCGGTCACGAAAAGACTCACTTCGGTTATGTAGGTGGTCTTCAGATTGGCTATCAATTCAATCCATTCTTCGGTATCAGCCTTACAGGTCAGTATGGCAAGGGTGATGCAGGATACAAGAAGGGAGAGGATGTCTTCCGTGTAAAGCCTGACGGTATGGTCACTCTCGACACCAATGGCTCTATGAAGTTTTCAGAAGTGTATGCTTCTATCCCTCACATGAGTGCAGGTCTACACTTTGACTTCAATATCGCACCTATCTTCAGCAGCTCTGCAAACCGTAAGGTCGCTGTTATCCTCAGCCCTGCTGCGTATGTACAGAAGTTCATGCCTGAGCTCAAGAAAATCTCTGACAAGGCTGTCTATAGCAATCCAAAGATCGGTCAAGATCTTACCTTCAGCTTTGGTGGTGATCTTGACATCCGTTTCCGTGCTTCTAAGCACCTTGACCTTCTTCTTAAGGGTGGTGCGGCTTGGATCTCTAACAACCCAAGCCACGATGGTATCAACCACGAGGCTTATACCAAGCTAAAACACGCTGTCGTAGGTCAGGTAGGTCTTGGTCTTATCTACAAGATCGGTAACAGCGACAAGGTAGACAACATCATCTATGCTCCTACAGCTCGTACCATCAACAAGATGGCTGCTGAGCGCGTAGCTGCTCGTCTCGAAGCTGAACGCATCGCTAAGGAGAAGGCGGAAGCCGAAAGACTTGCTCGTGAAAAGGCAGAAGCTGAGCGTATCGCTCGTGAAAAGGCAGAAGCTGAAAGACGTCGTCTTGAAGAAGAAGCAGCTCGTCAGGCTCAGAAGGTGGAAGTCAACCTCCCAAGCATCCACTTCGTACGTGGTAGCGCTGTCGTCAACAAGAAGAAGTATGCTAAGGAACTTGCTGAAATGGTAGAGTTCTTGAACGCTAACCCAACTCTTTCTGTCGATGTAGTAGGTTTCTGTGACCACACAGGTACTGAAGTTCTCAACGACAAGCTCTCTATCAAGCGTGCTGAAAACGTGAAGAAGTACCTCGTAAGCAAGGGTATCGATGCTGCTCGTCTCTCTACAAGAGGTATGGGTAAGGATGAAGCTCTCTCAGGTAAGGCTGCTCTTTCTGTGAAGGCTCGTCGTGTAGAAGTGAAGTAA
- a CDS encoding TetR/AcrR family transcriptional regulator, with product MQKIKDHTRLQLLNTAREAFFKKGFKAVSMREISQKSGVGLSNIYNYYPNKDSLLADVLKPLLDDIESMMQEHNAPGRFTVEIFTSEELLRHWIERSLRIVFHYRRELKLLLFESQGSGYQHHVREWAESEASEMGRICLDEMKTHYPQLYTDISPLFMHFASSLWLNMLRVVVRHEELTKKEVENFVEEFVRFSTGGWGKLLRAEQAIPSDLLTHQRS from the coding sequence ATGCAGAAGATCAAAGACCACACACGCTTGCAGTTGCTCAACACCGCTCGGGAGGCTTTCTTCAAGAAAGGCTTCAAGGCTGTGTCCATGCGTGAGATCTCTCAGAAGTCCGGTGTGGGGCTGAGCAACATCTACAACTATTACCCCAACAAGGACAGTCTGCTGGCCGATGTGCTCAAGCCGCTCCTTGATGACATCGAGTCCATGATGCAGGAGCACAATGCTCCGGGAAGGTTTACCGTGGAGATCTTCACATCCGAGGAGTTGCTGAGACACTGGATCGAGCGGAGCCTGCGGATTGTATTTCATTATCGCAGGGAGCTGAAACTCTTGCTCTTCGAGTCGCAGGGCTCGGGCTATCAACATCACGTGAGGGAATGGGCGGAGAGTGAAGCCTCGGAGATGGGGCGGATCTGTTTGGATGAGATGAAGACCCACTATCCTCAACTCTATACGGATATATCCCCTCTGTTCATGCACTTTGCATCGTCCCTCTGGCTCAATATGCTCAGGGTGGTGGTGCGTCATGAGGAACTGACCAAAAAGGAGGTCGAAAATTTTGTCGAAGAGTTTGTACGCTTCAGCACAGGGGGCTGGGGAAAACTCTTGCGGGCAGAGCAGGCAATCCCCTCCGACCTCTTAACTCACCAAAGATCATAA
- a CDS encoding cell division protein ZapA, which yields MSANTSNTPRTPKPYNKLDITVKVGGEVISLKIDREDEGAIRSGAVALSRVLELYRRKYGEAETTEADLLRYTALHFASIVEDARLKAEDQALGIRLERLRDKLDEVLYPHPKD from the coding sequence GTGAGTGCAAATACTTCAAACACCCCCAGAACCCCCAAGCCCTACAACAAACTTGATATAACCGTTAAAGTAGGCGGAGAGGTCATTTCCCTCAAGATTGATAGGGAAGACGAGGGTGCGATTCGATCCGGAGCTGTTGCGTTGAGCAGGGTCTTGGAGTTGTACCGCAGGAAGTATGGGGAGGCGGAGACCACCGAAGCAGACCTGCTGAGGTACACAGCCTTACATTTTGCATCCATTGTTGAGGATGCTCGTCTCAAGGCCGAAGATCAGGCTCTCGGGATTCGCTTGGAGCGACTTCGAGATAAACTTGACGAGGTGCTTTATCCTCATCCCAAGGACTGA